AATCATGTATACCAGAGGTGCCACAACAAACTTGTTGCCTATAATGACCTAATAGAAAAACTCGGAATCAGGGATGAAGAGGTTGCCTACATAGGTGATGATGTTGTTGATATTCCCATTCTTAAAAGAGTGGGACTACCCGTAGCTGTAAGGGATAGCCATGAAGGAGCAAAGAGTTACAGTCTCTATATAACTGAAAAAGAAGCTGGAAAGGGTGCTGTAAGAGAGGTCTGCGACTTAATAATAAATGCAAAATATGGTTATGATATCAATAAACTAATGGAGATATGGGGTGCCACAGATTAAATTAAATAACCTGAAACCCTTCTGGAACCTGCCAACCATCCTTACAGTTAGCAGAATAATAATTATTCCGCTTTTTGTTCTGGCAGTAAGATACCATCCCGTTGCAGGAGTTTTAATTTTTCTCATCGCTTCTGCAACAGATTTTCTTGATGGTTACTTTGCAAGAAAAACAGGAAAGATTACAGAGTTCGGAATGATACTTGACCCAATTGCTGATAAATTTCTTATTATCACAGCACTGATTGTACTTGTGGATATGGGAAGATTAAACGTATGGATAGCGATAATCATGATAGCAAGGGATTTCTTGATAACAGGTCTGAGGGTTGTTGCTCTTTCAAAGGATATTATAATACCTGCAGAAATTGGTGGAAAACTCAAGACCACACTCCAGACCCTGGGTATTATCCTTCTTATTCTCTGGGACAGTACCGGCCTGGAGCTTCAGGATGCGGGAACGGTAATTATATGGTTAGCAATGTTTTTATCAGTGATATCAGGAATAAATTATACAATCAGCTTTAGAAAGGCTATGAGGAACAGACAGTGACTGAAGCAGCAATTCTTGTGCTTGTCTCGGTTGCCTCTTATCTTCTTGGAGCTGTGCCTTTTGGTCTAATCTTTGGAAGATTATGGGGTATTGATCCAAGGCTCAGCGGAAGCAAAAACATAGGTGCCACTAATCTACTGAGAACAGCAGGTATAATTCCAGCGATCCTTACGCTTATATTTGATATATCAAAAGGTGGTATTGCTGTACTCATTGCAAGAGCCCTTAAGGTAGAGCCCGACTGGTTAGCCGGTCTTGCTGCTATAGTGGGGCACAATTTTTCTGTATATCTTAAATTTAGAGGAGGGAAGGGTGTTGCCACTAGCATAGGAACCATGATTGTACTTTATCCAGCTGGGGGAGCAGTTGTGATTGGAATATGGTTACTCGTAGCCTTAATCACAAGATATTCTTCCCTTGCGGCCCTCATCAGTATCGGATTTTCTCCTGTAATATTTACTGTGCTTGAAAAACGTGATATGATAGCATTTACAGTACTGGTTGCATCCCTTGTTATTATGAGACACAGGGATAATATTAAAAGACTTCTGACAGGGACAGAAAAGAAGATAGGAGAAAGGGTCCTCCCGGCACTGGGTATTATTTTTATATTAGCTTTTTTAAATCCAGTGCTTGCTGAGGGAAAGGCAGAATATCCTGATATTGAGTCCATTAAAGAAGAAAGCCTTAATAAAGGATTGCGATTTCCCGAGGCAGGCGTACACTTTTTCCTCACAAAGGAGCCTGAATCCATTCTCTCACAACCAGTTAATACTGATTCACCCCTTATTTCTTTTAAAAAAGCAGAAAGGGCTTTCAACACCAGTGTCAAGGATGCTTTTTTTACAGGTATACCTTATCTTATTGAAACCTTTAGATTATCCGCAGGTAACCTAATATGGTTAATAAATCTCGGCCTTCTTTTTTCTCTAATTACAATCGTCTCTTTACTCTTTGCATTTTTTATAGCCTCAATCACTCGGCTACCTTTTGAATTACCCCTTCTCACTCACGAAATCTCTGAAAAGAAGAGCACCGCATTATATCTCTTAATGCTAATCA
The sequence above is drawn from the Thermodesulfovibrionales bacterium genome and encodes:
- a CDS encoding HAD hydrolase family protein; this encodes LDNEGNEFKAFNVRDGHGIKMLHNAGIHIAIITGRYSKVVERRAVELGINHVYQRCHNKLVAYNDLIEKLGIRDEEVAYIGDDVVDIPILKRVGLPVAVRDSHEGAKSYSLYITEKEAGKGAVREVCDLIINAKYGYDINKLMEIWGATD
- the pgsA gene encoding CDP-diacylglycerol--glycerol-3-phosphate 3-phosphatidyltransferase; this encodes MPQIKLNNLKPFWNLPTILTVSRIIIIPLFVLAVRYHPVAGVLIFLIASATDFLDGYFARKTGKITEFGMILDPIADKFLIITALIVLVDMGRLNVWIAIIMIARDFLITGLRVVALSKDIIIPAEIGGKLKTTLQTLGIILLILWDSTGLELQDAGTVIIWLAMFLSVISGINYTISFRKAMRNRQ